In Solanum pennellii chromosome 3, SPENNV200, a single window of DNA contains:
- the LOC107013178 gene encoding uncharacterized protein LOC107013178: MARDNELRPLWLEPLLDNDFYEHDCICEVHNQYCTFFCKMCKNKPLCESCWRVDAEAEHELHQFLQIFKVSEKASVRKADIESEIDVRKIQPYVINNHKVILLKPKGGNGGNPKCVICEGKIKEEFYDYCSISCKIIGDTRQLDKVELAGKINRRKRTPCRSPLL, encoded by the exons ATGGCGAGGGATAACGAACTCCGTCCACTATGGTTGGAACCTCTACTagataatgatttttatgaacATGATTGTATATGTGAGGTACATAATCAATATTGtacatttttttgtaaaatgtgCAAAAACAAACCTCTTTGTGAATCATGTTGGAGGGTTGATGCAGAAGCTGAACATGAACTTCACCAATTTTTACAG ATATTTAAAGTATCGGAAAAAGCATCGGTTCGAAAAGCTGATATAGAAAGTGAGATAGATGTTAGGAAAATTCAGCCGTATGTAATAAACAATCACAAAGTTATATTGCTGAAACCAAAAGGAGGAAACGGGGGAAACCCTAAGTGCGTCATATGCGAAGGAAAAATAAAGGAAGAATTCTATGATTATTGCTCAATTTCTTGCAAA ATAATTGGAGATACAAGGCAACTCGACAAGGTTGAACTTGCTGGAAAAATTAACAGAAGAAAGAGAACGCCCTGTAGATCACCTTTGCTGTAG